One Gemmatimonadota bacterium DNA window includes the following coding sequences:
- a CDS encoding DJ-1/PfpI family protein, producing the protein MDKVLIIVGDATETVDTLYPFLRIQEDGFTPVVAGPDKRRYQMVLHEISPGWDITEEWKGYSINADIAFRDVDPSEYVGIFFSGGRAPEYIRDDPDLIRITRYFFEHNKPVASVCHGVEIPCRAGVVKGRRMACVWKCQFDLEVCGGIFVDEPCVIDGNLVSGRVWNDHGQYMKHWMNLLIEEREKMKTRETVAAD; encoded by the coding sequence ATGGACAAAGTACTCATCATCGTAGGAGACGCCACAGAAACCGTCGATACCCTATACCCATTTCTCAGAATACAGGAAGACGGTTTCACCCCCGTTGTCGCCGGGCCAGACAAACGACGCTATCAAATGGTACTCCACGAAATCTCCCCCGGCTGGGACATCACCGAAGAATGGAAAGGGTATTCGATCAACGCCGACATCGCCTTTCGAGACGTTGACCCCTCCGAATACGTCGGCATCTTCTTCTCTGGTGGTCGCGCCCCCGAATACATTCGCGACGACCCCGATCTCATTCGCATCACGCGTTATTTCTTTGAACACAACAAACCCGTTGCCAGCGTCTGTCACGGCGTTGAAATCCCGTGTCGCGCAGGCGTAGTAAAAGGGCGTCGCATGGCCTGCGTTTGGAAATGTCAATTTGACCTCGAAGTCTGCGGCGGCATCTTCGTTGATGAACCGTGCGTCATCGACGGCAATCTGGTCAGCGGCCGCGTGTGGAACGACCACGGACAGTACATGAAACACTGGATGAACCTGCTCATCGAAGAACGCGAAAAAATGAAAACCCGCGAAACAGTCGCCGCCGATTAG
- a CDS encoding SDR family oxidoreductase has translation MRRFENKIALITGGASGIGRATANRLADEGAHAIIADLNAEMGNRAVSEIREAGGKATFLQVDLSDDASVRKAGRIVSETFPALHMLVNNAAILRQGNIEDGEWRKNWEPETRIVRGWVLITEVLLPLLKKQGGAIVNTSSEGGFLGRKNMLVYDAIKASLVSMTKTMAYEFVEYGIRVNAVAPGWIVTEMHFGNAPDPQARRKELEETPISSCIMGRRAQPEEVASVIAFLLSEDASYITAQTIHVDGGRMGMNLPKKK, from the coding sequence ATGAGGCGTTTTGAAAATAAGATCGCCCTCATCACAGGCGGTGCTTCTGGCATTGGTCGGGCAACGGCAAATCGCCTCGCAGACGAAGGCGCGCACGCAATCATCGCAGACCTGAATGCAGAGATGGGCAATCGCGCCGTATCTGAGATCCGAGAAGCCGGTGGCAAAGCCACGTTTTTACAAGTCGATTTGTCAGACGATGCATCCGTCAGAAAAGCGGGTCGGATCGTCTCGGAAACATTCCCCGCACTTCACATGCTCGTGAACAACGCCGCCATATTGAGACAAGGCAATATTGAAGACGGCGAATGGCGTAAAAACTGGGAACCCGAAACGAGAATTGTAAGAGGTTGGGTACTGATAACCGAAGTCCTCTTGCCCCTATTAAAAAAACAGGGCGGCGCAATCGTCAACACCTCCTCTGAAGGGGGATTCCTCGGTCGCAAGAACATGCTGGTCTATGATGCGATCAAAGCAAGCCTGGTTTCGATGACAAAAACAATGGCCTATGAGTTTGTTGAATACGGCATTCGCGTCAATGCCGTAGCACCGGGCTGGATCGTCACAGAAATGCACTTTGGCAATGCCCCAGACCCGCAGGCGCGCAGAAAAGAACTGGAAGAAACACCGATCTCATCCTGCATCATGGGGCGGCGCGCACAACCCGAGGAAGTCGCCTCTGTCATCGCCTTCCTCCTCAGCGAAGACGCCTCCTATATCACAGCCCAAACCATCCACGTTGATGGTGGACGCATGGGCATGAACTTGCCGAAAAAAAAATAA